A window from Hemicordylus capensis ecotype Gifberg chromosome 2, rHemCap1.1.pri, whole genome shotgun sequence encodes these proteins:
- the LOC128343103 gene encoding zinc finger protein RFP-like isoform X1 — protein sequence MASPSPRKKLKDEATCPICMDFFATPVITPCGHNFCLACITKCWENSPRTAVCPQCRARIKRYFKPNKQLANFVEITREWKVQDEERGVWWRFCERHREPLKLICQADKVPICVVCVRSKEHQNHSVVPVEEAAQEYQEWLGSNLEILKKEKEKILTYEEEAGRESKDLLEQIQRERKKIMFLFRQVSMLQRRFLQKAEEVKDELDRRKAGQMLRLSEELSSLENTIQEMEEECRKPAGELLQEVGGTLKSFKKRPFQKTVAFPPSLKWKIRELHDVNPFLEGMVKQFKDAVISGIQLQRANVTLNPDTAHPRLVLSEDRKSVKYGDNDQDLPDNPERFEKYNMVLGCEGFTAGRHLWEITLGTEAEWAVGVVRKSVRRKGEVDFTPVSGFWALSRNSSGLWIPNTPGATSLTLSGQPKRIRVTLNYAGGRIAFFDADSAALLYAFPGNLFSGETLFPFFKVFEEAHLILSP from the exons ATGGCTTctcccagccccaggaagaaaCTCAAGGATGAAGCTACCTGCCCTATTTGCATGGACTTTTTCGCCACTCCGGTCATCACACCTTGCGGGCACAATTTTTGTTTAGCCTGCATTACCAAGTGCTGGGAAAATTCGCCTAGGACGGCTGTTTGCCCTCAGTGCAGAGCGAGAATTAAGCGCTATTTCAAGCCCAACAAGCAGCTGGCCAACTTCGTCGAGATCACCAGAGAGTGGAAGGTGCAGGACGAGGAAAGAGGAGTGTGGTGGCGGTTCTGCGAGAGGCACCGGGAGCCCCTCAAGCTCATCTGCCAGGCTGACAAAGTTCCCATCTGCGTGGTGTGTGTCAGGTCCAAGGAGCACCAAAATCACAGTGTGGTTCCCGTGGAAGAGGCTGCCCAGGAGTATCAG GAATGGCTGGGTAGCAACCTGGAGATCttgaagaaggagaaagaaaaaattcTGACTTATGAAGAAGAAGCAGGCCGTGAAAGTAAAGACTTGCTT GAGCAAAtacaaagagagaggaagaagataaTGTTTTTGTTCAGGCAAGTGAGCATGTTACAGAGACGTTTCCTGCAAAAGGCGGAGGAGGTGAAGGATGAGCTTGATAGAAGAAAAGCTGGGCAGATGCTCAGACTCTCAGAGGAGCTCTCTTCTCTTGAAAATACCATccaggagatggaggaggagtgtCGGAAGCCAGCAGGTGAACTGTTGCAG GAAGTTGGGGGCACCTTGAAGAG TTTTAAGAAGAGGCCATTTCAGAAGACAGTGGCTTTTCCTCCTTCACTGAAGTGGAAGATCCGGGAGCTCCATGATGTAAACCCCTTTCTGGAGGGCATGGTTAAGCAATTTAAAG ATGCTGTGATATCTGGAATTCAGCTGCAGAGAG CCAACGTCACTCTGAATCCAGACACAGCTCATCCCCGACTTGTCTTGTCTGAGGATCGTAAAAGCGTGAAATACGGAGACAATGATCAAGATCTGCCCGACAACCCTGAAAGATTTGAAAAATATAATATGGTGCTAGGGTGTGAAGGATTCACAGCAGGCAGACATTTGTGGGAAATCACTTTAGGAACTGAAGCAGAATGGGCTGTGGGAGTCGTGAGAAAGTCTGTGAGGAGGAAGGGTGAGGTTGACTTTACTCCTGTCTCTGGATTCTGGGCTTTGTCCAGGAATTCAAGTGGGTTGTGGATTCCCAATACTCCTGGTGCTACTTCTCTGACCCTGAGTGGGCAGCCCAAGAGGATCCGAGTTACTCTCAACTATGCTGGGGGACGGATAGCCTTTTTTGATGCTGAttcagcagccctgctctatgcaTTCCCAGGAAACTTGTTCTCAGGAGAAAcccttttccctttctttaaGGTCTTTGAAGAAGCCCACCTGATCCTCTCTCCCTGA
- the LOC128343103 gene encoding zinc finger protein RFP-like isoform X2 — translation MASPSPRKKLKDEATCPICMDFFATPVITPCGHNFCLACITKCWENSPRTAVCPQCRARIKRYFKPNKQLANFVEITREWKVQDEERGVWWRFCERHREPLKLICQADKVPICVVCVRSKEHQNHSVVPVEEAAQEYQEWLGSNLEILKKEKEKILTYEEEAGRESKDLLEQIQRERKKIMFLFRQVSMLQRRFLQKAEEVKDELDRRKAGQMLRLSEELSSLENTIQEMEEECRKPAGELLQEVGGTLKSFKKRPFQKTVAFPPSLKWKIRELHDVNPFLEGMVKQFKDAVISGIQLQRANVTLNPDTAHPRLVLSEDRKSVKYGDNDQDLPDNPERFEKYNMVLGCEGFTAGRHLWEITLGTEAEWAVGVVRKSVRRKGL, via the exons ATGGCTTctcccagccccaggaagaaaCTCAAGGATGAAGCTACCTGCCCTATTTGCATGGACTTTTTCGCCACTCCGGTCATCACACCTTGCGGGCACAATTTTTGTTTAGCCTGCATTACCAAGTGCTGGGAAAATTCGCCTAGGACGGCTGTTTGCCCTCAGTGCAGAGCGAGAATTAAGCGCTATTTCAAGCCCAACAAGCAGCTGGCCAACTTCGTCGAGATCACCAGAGAGTGGAAGGTGCAGGACGAGGAAAGAGGAGTGTGGTGGCGGTTCTGCGAGAGGCACCGGGAGCCCCTCAAGCTCATCTGCCAGGCTGACAAAGTTCCCATCTGCGTGGTGTGTGTCAGGTCCAAGGAGCACCAAAATCACAGTGTGGTTCCCGTGGAAGAGGCTGCCCAGGAGTATCAG GAATGGCTGGGTAGCAACCTGGAGATCttgaagaaggagaaagaaaaaattcTGACTTATGAAGAAGAAGCAGGCCGTGAAAGTAAAGACTTGCTT GAGCAAAtacaaagagagaggaagaagataaTGTTTTTGTTCAGGCAAGTGAGCATGTTACAGAGACGTTTCCTGCAAAAGGCGGAGGAGGTGAAGGATGAGCTTGATAGAAGAAAAGCTGGGCAGATGCTCAGACTCTCAGAGGAGCTCTCTTCTCTTGAAAATACCATccaggagatggaggaggagtgtCGGAAGCCAGCAGGTGAACTGTTGCAG GAAGTTGGGGGCACCTTGAAGAG TTTTAAGAAGAGGCCATTTCAGAAGACAGTGGCTTTTCCTCCTTCACTGAAGTGGAAGATCCGGGAGCTCCATGATGTAAACCCCTTTCTGGAGGGCATGGTTAAGCAATTTAAAG ATGCTGTGATATCTGGAATTCAGCTGCAGAGAG CCAACGTCACTCTGAATCCAGACACAGCTCATCCCCGACTTGTCTTGTCTGAGGATCGTAAAAGCGTGAAATACGGAGACAATGATCAAGATCTGCCCGACAACCCTGAAAGATTTGAAAAATATAATATGGTGCTAGGGTGTGAAGGATTCACAGCAGGCAGACATTTGTGGGAAATCACTTTAGGAACTGAAGCAGAATGGGCTGTGGGAGTCGTGAGAAAGTCTGTGAGGAGGAAGG GTCTTTGA